One region of gamma proteobacterium HIMB55 genomic DNA includes:
- a CDS encoding polyphosphate kinase 1 (PFAM: Polyphosphate kinase~TIGRFAM: polyphosphate kinase 1) — MSNPIDGRLADLDERLFMPRELSWLSFNARVLQEAENETVPVIQRLRYLGIFSSNLDEFFRVRVAEIRRLIVVSTGGKRQRAKDLLETIQQRIGELQREFDRIQVGVMAELRRRHIYIIDEKDLTKTQLAFVERYFASKVLPTLEPILLSDDLAIPALADESLYLAVDMKTDQGVQYAVMEVPSDVLGRFVAIPRGRDTKGKVYILLDDIIRACLPRVFRGVFDIQSADAYCFKFSRDAEIEIEASINESLIEKMASSLKQRRKADAVRFVYDNAMPEPLLEHLRKRLGFGRYDSLIPGGRYHNSKDYISFPNEGPKYLEFKPYTPVRIPELDASTNIFNELRQRDYLLYYPYHPFDYVVDVLKTAAIDPAVTSIRICLYRVASNSQIVDALINAQYNGKRVRVVVELAARFDEQANIAWSERLTEAGIEVIFGIPGLKVHSKLFLIERMEEGQLVRYSHVGTGNFNEKTARLYTDFTLLTADPVIGEDINQVFDFLKYNYRRPDYQQLLVSPHTSREGLIALIDGEIANARNGFRAQLFLKCNNLVDRQLTLKLYEASQAGVEIKLIIRGMCSLLPGVAGISENIRAISVIDRYLEHPRVYIAYSRGEPKYYMGSADLMTRNIDYRVEVLCPVHDPKAQKTLQDVLDQQWNDNVKARVIDASQGNQMVPSEGRATSVRSQETIHRYFETGKLPRMPQSDIRKPSMRRKKGHQKKA, encoded by the coding sequence ATGAGTAACCCTATAGACGGGCGATTAGCCGATCTCGATGAGCGCTTATTCATGCCTCGTGAGCTTAGCTGGCTCTCGTTCAATGCTAGGGTATTACAAGAAGCAGAGAACGAAACGGTCCCTGTTATCCAGCGGCTTCGGTATCTCGGCATCTTCTCAAGCAACCTCGACGAGTTCTTCAGGGTGCGCGTAGCCGAGATTCGTCGACTGATCGTTGTCTCAACAGGCGGTAAACGCCAGCGCGCAAAAGACCTGCTCGAGACCATTCAGCAGCGGATCGGTGAGTTGCAGCGGGAGTTTGACCGGATTCAGGTCGGTGTGATGGCTGAGCTGCGGCGACGGCATATCTACATTATCGATGAAAAAGACCTGACCAAAACACAACTCGCGTTCGTTGAGCGTTATTTCGCGTCTAAAGTGCTACCAACACTCGAGCCGATATTACTCAGCGATGATTTGGCGATCCCCGCGCTTGCTGACGAGTCGCTGTATCTCGCGGTGGATATGAAGACCGATCAGGGCGTCCAGTACGCGGTTATGGAGGTTCCTTCCGACGTACTTGGTCGTTTTGTCGCTATCCCTAGGGGCAGAGACACAAAGGGTAAAGTTTATATTCTACTCGACGACATTATCCGCGCCTGTTTGCCACGGGTATTTCGGGGGGTCTTTGATATTCAGTCCGCTGATGCTTATTGCTTTAAGTTTTCGCGCGACGCAGAAATTGAAATAGAGGCCTCTATAAACGAGAGCCTCATTGAGAAAATGGCTTCGAGCTTAAAACAGCGCCGAAAAGCTGACGCGGTGCGCTTTGTTTACGACAATGCAATGCCTGAACCTTTGCTTGAGCACCTCCGAAAGCGCTTAGGCTTCGGACGCTACGACAGCCTGATCCCCGGTGGCCGGTACCATAATTCCAAGGATTACATCAGCTTCCCTAACGAGGGTCCCAAATACTTAGAGTTCAAGCCGTACACACCCGTACGCATACCCGAGCTTGATGCGAGCACCAATATTTTCAACGAACTGCGACAGCGGGATTACCTGCTTTACTACCCGTATCACCCGTTCGATTATGTCGTAGATGTCTTAAAAACTGCGGCGATTGATCCAGCGGTTACGTCGATTCGCATCTGTCTTTACCGGGTGGCAAGTAATTCACAGATTGTTGATGCGTTGATTAACGCGCAATACAACGGCAAACGTGTGCGTGTTGTGGTGGAGCTGGCGGCGCGATTCGATGAGCAGGCGAATATTGCCTGGTCGGAGCGGCTCACCGAGGCCGGTATTGAGGTGATCTTCGGTATTCCAGGCCTCAAAGTGCACAGCAAGCTATTCCTTATTGAGCGCATGGAAGAGGGTCAGCTAGTCCGTTACAGCCACGTCGGGACGGGTAACTTCAACGAAAAGACCGCCAGACTCTACACAGACTTTACCCTTTTGACGGCAGATCCCGTGATTGGCGAAGACATCAATCAGGTCTTCGATTTTCTGAAATACAATTACCGAAGACCGGATTATCAGCAACTTTTGGTCTCACCGCATACCTCGCGCGAAGGTTTGATTGCGCTCATAGACGGTGAAATTGCGAATGCACGCAATGGCTTCAGGGCCCAGTTGTTTCTAAAGTGCAACAATCTGGTCGATCGCCAACTCACGCTGAAACTGTACGAGGCCAGTCAGGCGGGTGTTGAGATAAAGCTCATCATAAGAGGAATGTGCTCGTTACTTCCCGGTGTCGCCGGTATTTCTGAGAATATACGTGCCATTAGCGTCATCGATCGTTATTTAGAGCACCCTAGAGTCTATATCGCCTATAGCCGAGGTGAGCCCAAGTACTACATGGGTTCTGCAGATCTCATGACCCGCAACATCGATTATCGCGTCGAGGTGCTTTGTCCGGTTCACGATCCGAAGGCACAGAAAACACTTCAGGATGTGCTTGACCAGCAATGGAACGACAACGTCAAGGCGCGGGTAATCGATGCAAGCCAGGGCAATCAAATGGTGCCTTCCGAGGGAAGGGCTACCTCCGTGCGATCACAGGAGACGATTCACCGCTATTTCGAGACAGGTAAGTTGCCAAGGATGCCGCAGTCAGATATCCGCAAGCCGTCGATGCGACGCAAAAAGGGGCATCAGAAAAAGGCGTAA
- a CDS encoding putative hydrolase or acyltransferase of alpha/beta superfamily (PFAM: alpha/beta hydrolase fold), which produces MQTLSLHSDSAESSEHLVFLHANGFPPGTYASFLEALKTLGSISTLEHRPLWQEIAPKFLSWEVYAEDAIKTLRQEVREPVWLVGHSMGGAISLLIAHKAPELVKGVVALDPVTINSPFLAWSRLAFRLWPNKPKMIRGALGRPHDFESHQAAFEFYRGKRAFAAIADKELMDYVVAAHAPSDQGVTLRFSGEWEACVYRSPPSLWSKLRKLQLPVHILGGESSYVITPAVVERLRSYPNLQMEMMDAGHLLPMEKPLETAAFVTRVIEMS; this is translated from the coding sequence TTGCAAACTCTCTCATTACATTCTGATTCTGCAGAGTCGTCGGAGCACTTAGTTTTTTTGCATGCTAATGGATTTCCGCCGGGTACTTACGCCTCCTTTTTGGAAGCACTGAAAACGTTAGGTAGCATCAGCACACTCGAGCACCGGCCTTTGTGGCAGGAGATAGCACCAAAGTTTCTGAGCTGGGAGGTTTACGCAGAGGATGCGATTAAGACGCTTCGGCAAGAGGTTCGTGAGCCTGTCTGGTTGGTTGGGCATTCGATGGGCGGTGCAATTAGTCTGCTGATAGCACACAAGGCTCCCGAGCTTGTTAAAGGCGTAGTTGCCCTCGATCCCGTAACGATTAACTCACCATTCCTTGCCTGGTCGCGCTTGGCGTTTCGGCTTTGGCCAAACAAGCCCAAAATGATTCGGGGTGCCTTAGGGCGCCCACACGATTTTGAGAGTCATCAAGCGGCATTCGAATTTTACCGAGGCAAACGCGCCTTTGCGGCAATCGCCGATAAAGAATTGATGGATTACGTTGTGGCTGCGCACGCGCCTTCCGACCAAGGCGTCACGCTTCGATTTTCTGGCGAGTGGGAGGCCTGCGTTTACCGCTCGCCGCCGAGTCTTTGGTCAAAGTTGCGAAAATTACAATTACCCGTACACATCTTGGGTGGTGAGTCATCCTACGTAATCACGCCTGCTGTGGTTGAGCGTCTTCGTAGTTATCCAAATCTTCAGATGGAGATGATGGATGCGGGACATTTGCTTCCGATGGAAAAGCCGCTCGAAACTGCCGCTTTCGTCACGCGCGTCATAGAAATGTCATGA
- a CDS encoding dihydroorotase-like cyclic amidohydrolase (PFAM: D-aminoacylase, C-terminal region) encodes MRGITRNLFDTSVTAIILCGLIFSSLADAKTYTSELYDTVIIGGRVMDPETLTDRVTNLGIRKGQIARITDDAIKGKSTIDATGLVVAPGFIDIHSHTPTRLGEHLSVLDGITTQLDLEAGAYPPTSYGYQYRGGAQLHYGSSVGHFVIRGLVMEGSSQSYFFDETGFITLGGDMWRKQASPTQVEEMRKHLRNGLELGGLGIGVLLDYMTEAVSESELSMIFATAAEYDKPVYVHVRRGMPGDPTGLDEVIALAEAHGVATMICHITHSAMGGIDEWLAKIDAANARGARITTETLSYLAGGTSIAADVFVNRDWRAIFDIDYEDVQWVPTGEWLDEERFLRYQRDYPTSSINHHYVKEEWLLKALAWPGMMVSTDALPAFDIEVKTNPNIAGTYAHFLGRYVRELEVMPLIEGLRRITLLPAEWLALASEDFSRKGRIQVGADADIVIFDADEIAPRAEYGDPYKTSLGIHHVLVGGRPVVTEGEQVEGRYPGKHLLAPAAR; translated from the coding sequence ATGAGAGGCATCACGCGCAACCTATTCGATACTTCGGTAACAGCAATTATACTTTGCGGGCTGATTTTTTCCTCGCTCGCAGACGCCAAAACCTATACCTCTGAGCTGTACGATACGGTCATTATTGGCGGTCGGGTCATGGATCCGGAGACGCTCACTGATCGCGTAACTAATCTCGGTATTCGTAAAGGTCAAATTGCGCGAATAACCGACGATGCCATCAAAGGAAAGAGCACCATCGACGCGACGGGGTTAGTCGTAGCGCCCGGCTTTATCGATATCCATTCGCATACGCCGACGCGACTCGGCGAGCACTTGAGCGTTTTGGACGGCATAACAACTCAGCTTGACCTCGAGGCTGGCGCCTACCCTCCGACGAGTTACGGCTACCAATATCGCGGCGGTGCGCAATTACACTACGGATCATCGGTCGGGCACTTCGTCATCCGCGGATTGGTCATGGAAGGCTCTTCCCAAAGCTACTTTTTCGATGAGACGGGCTTTATCACCCTCGGTGGCGATATGTGGCGCAAACAGGCAAGCCCTACTCAAGTGGAAGAGATGCGCAAACATTTACGCAATGGCCTCGAGTTAGGCGGTCTGGGTATAGGGGTGCTCTTGGATTACATGACTGAGGCCGTCAGCGAGAGCGAGCTCAGCATGATTTTCGCCACCGCGGCGGAGTACGACAAACCCGTATATGTTCATGTGCGCCGAGGTATGCCGGGGGATCCGACCGGTCTGGACGAGGTGATTGCCCTAGCAGAAGCCCACGGTGTGGCGACGATGATTTGTCATATCACTCACTCGGCAATGGGTGGTATCGATGAATGGTTGGCAAAAATCGATGCCGCCAATGCGCGTGGTGCCCGAATCACCACAGAAACCCTATCCTATCTTGCTGGTGGAACATCTATCGCCGCCGATGTGTTTGTCAATCGTGACTGGCGGGCCATATTTGATATCGATTATGAGGACGTACAATGGGTCCCCACAGGGGAATGGCTGGATGAGGAGCGCTTCCTACGCTACCAACGCGACTACCCAACGAGTTCGATCAATCACCATTACGTCAAAGAGGAGTGGTTACTAAAAGCCCTAGCGTGGCCCGGTATGATGGTGTCAACCGACGCCCTCCCCGCCTTTGATATCGAAGTCAAAACAAACCCCAATATCGCCGGCACCTACGCCCATTTCCTCGGTCGTTATGTGCGCGAGCTCGAGGTCATGCCGCTCATCGAGGGCCTACGACGCATCACGCTACTGCCTGCAGAGTGGTTGGCCTTAGCGTCTGAAGATTTCTCAAGAAAGGGTCGGATTCAAGTCGGTGCTGATGCGGATATTGTGATCTTCGATGCAGACGAAATCGCGCCAAGGGCTGAGTACGGAGACCCCTACAAAACCTCACTCGGCATTCATCACGTCCTTGTGGGTGGTCGGCCTGTTGTTACCGAAGGCGAACAAGTAGAAGGGCGCTACCCAGGTAAACACCTGTTGGCGCCCGCAGCACGTTAA
- a CDS encoding putative stress-responsive transcriptional regulator (PFAM: PspC domain~TIGRFAM: phage shock protein C) encodes MSRRNRNQYQSFNQGRQNGWGIGLYRHPSDGWFGGVCAGLAEYWEVPTWVTRLSAFALFLFTGSIIFWFYVAAWILITKRPSRWSDDVYEAEVVREYDEDRQTYRKRAAFRYSEAPGTRMNKARDRVRDAERRIAAMERYVTSSRYDLDGEFSKL; translated from the coding sequence ATGAGTCGTAGAAACCGCAATCAATATCAAAGCTTCAACCAAGGTCGTCAAAACGGCTGGGGCATCGGGCTCTATCGACACCCCTCGGACGGTTGGTTTGGCGGTGTATGTGCAGGACTTGCCGAATACTGGGAAGTGCCCACGTGGGTGACCCGATTATCAGCCTTCGCTTTGTTCTTATTCACCGGGTCAATCATATTTTGGTTCTATGTTGCTGCATGGATCTTGATCACTAAGCGCCCTTCGCGCTGGAGTGATGACGTGTACGAGGCTGAGGTCGTTCGGGAATATGACGAAGACAGGCAGACTTATCGTAAGCGCGCCGCTTTTCGGTATTCAGAGGCGCCCGGAACACGCATGAACAAAGCGCGCGACCGCGTGCGGGACGCTGAGCGACGAATCGCAGCTATGGAGCGTTACGTAACCTCAAGTCGCTACGACCTAGATGGAGAATTCTCCAAGCTTTAA
- a CDS encoding phage shock protein B (PFAM: Phage shock protein B~TIGRFAM: phage shock protein B), whose protein sequence is MNFLEFMFVPMILLLTVVVPIWITLHYRSLNNSSRALSDEDREALEEMLETVDRMTDRIVNLEAILDADRPNWRNQKEGDR, encoded by the coding sequence GTGAATTTCTTAGAGTTTATGTTTGTCCCCATGATCCTACTGCTAACCGTAGTAGTCCCGATCTGGATAACGCTGCACTACCGCAGTCTAAACAACTCAAGCCGTGCACTTAGCGATGAGGATCGCGAGGCACTTGAGGAAATGCTCGAAACCGTTGATCGCATGACGGATCGCATTGTGAATCTTGAAGCCATATTGGACGCAGACCGTCCGAATTGGCGAAACCAAAAGGAAGGTGACCGATGA
- a CDS encoding Protein of unknown function (DUF2807) (PFAM: Protein of unknown function (DUF2807)), producing MRNTKAFIAFSVIGLISLEAHGDAEQSFDVADFTRVAASQGVEVNITMGSMPRVTASAETEKDLERLEIEVDDGELRIRRGSWSSSIWNWGKSYGHVSVNIVAPKLEGLSSSSGANLTAVDISCEALSIDASSGSRLEVSGRCNEIDVDASSGASISARELEAKSVVVEASSGANVDVFAVIDFQGDASSGANVDVYGASQVFESDTSSGARIARQGEQELI from the coding sequence ATGCGTAACACTAAGGCCTTTATTGCTTTCTCAGTTATTGGGCTTATATCACTAGAGGCGCATGGAGATGCAGAGCAGTCTTTCGATGTTGCCGACTTCACTCGCGTGGCTGCTTCACAAGGTGTTGAAGTCAACATCACGATGGGTTCCATGCCGCGGGTCACTGCAAGCGCGGAAACTGAGAAAGATCTTGAGCGGCTAGAAATAGAAGTTGATGATGGCGAGCTTCGCATCCGACGCGGTTCGTGGTCTTCGAGCATTTGGAACTGGGGCAAGTCCTACGGCCATGTTTCGGTGAATATTGTTGCTCCGAAGCTGGAAGGGCTCTCTTCGAGCTCGGGCGCCAATCTAACAGCGGTTGATATCAGCTGTGAGGCGCTCTCTATCGATGCCTCAAGCGGCAGCAGATTAGAAGTGAGTGGAAGGTGTAACGAAATAGACGTTGATGCATCGAGTGGCGCGTCGATCAGTGCACGCGAGCTAGAAGCGAAAAGTGTGGTGGTTGAGGCCTCAAGCGGCGCAAATGTTGACGTCTTTGCTGTGATTGACTTCCAAGGCGATGCCTCGAGTGGTGCCAATGTTGATGTCTACGGTGCTTCACAAGTCTTTGAATCTGACACCTCGTCGGGCGCACGCATTGCTCGGCAAGGTGAGCAAGAACTCATCTGA
- a CDS encoding phage shock protein A (PFAM: PspA/IM30 family~TIGRFAM: phage shock protein A), whose protein sequence is MGIFSRLSDIINSNLNAMCDSAEDPEKMIRLIIQEMEDTLVEVRSASAKILADKKTQERQLRSLQGQAATWEEKAKLALSKDREDLARAALNEKRRVEADAVALEGELMLADEHIQQLHDEVGQLQAKLDDAKAKRKAILLRADSVTQRRRTQHQIHRNHLDEAFERFERFERRVDGLEGELDAMNLGRAKPSLADEIDALAEDDMLNEELEVLKQSMAVNKQAEEVNKDA, encoded by the coding sequence ATGGGTATTTTTTCGAGACTCTCCGACATCATTAACTCCAATCTCAATGCGATGTGTGACAGCGCCGAAGATCCAGAGAAGATGATTCGCCTGATTATTCAGGAGATGGAAGACACCTTAGTCGAGGTTCGATCCGCTTCAGCCAAGATCCTCGCTGATAAGAAAACGCAGGAGCGTCAATTACGTTCGCTTCAAGGGCAGGCCGCTACCTGGGAAGAGAAAGCAAAATTAGCGCTCTCGAAGGATCGGGAAGATCTCGCGCGAGCCGCATTGAACGAGAAGCGTCGTGTTGAGGCTGATGCTGTAGCGCTTGAAGGTGAATTGATGTTGGCCGATGAGCACATTCAGCAGTTGCACGATGAGGTTGGGCAGTTACAAGCAAAACTCGATGATGCGAAGGCTAAGCGCAAAGCGATTTTGCTGCGAGCAGATTCGGTCACACAGCGCCGAAGAACTCAGCACCAGATTCACCGCAACCATCTTGACGAGGCTTTTGAGCGTTTCGAGCGCTTTGAGCGACGCGTCGATGGTTTGGAAGGTGAGCTGGATGCAATGAACCTTGGACGAGCGAAGCCCAGTCTTGCTGACGAGATTGACGCGCTTGCAGAGGACGACATGTTGAATGAGGAGCTAGAAGTGCTCAAACAATCGATGGCAGTGAACAAGCAAGCAGAGGAGGTGAACAAAGATGCGTAA
- a CDS encoding psp operon transcriptional activator PspF (PFAM: Bacterial regulatory protein, Fis family; Sigma-54 interaction domain~TIGRFAM: psp operon transcriptional activator PspF) — protein sequence MLSEQSVIGESAALNRALDHLSSLAVIDRPILVIGERGTGKEIAANRLHFLSERWQAPFIKLNCASLPETLLDSELFGYEPGAFTGARKSHAGRFERADQGTLFLDELGTMPLALQEKLLRVIEYGELERIGGSETITVNVRIIGATNANLKQMAEEGLFRWDLLDRLNFDVVHMPPLRAREKDIDLLAEHFAIRFAAESGWHHFPGFSNQVRESLHDYEWPGNIRELKNVVERSLHRQGEDGAPLQSLIIDPFDANHTKPAPYDSPAITHDQAQKQTHLAEEHAKQSSIPSDMRKALDEQEAKWLQEALAGNGQNQKKAAAQLGLSYDQIRGLMKKHGLRTRSSRS from the coding sequence ATGCTATCTGAGCAAAGTGTGATCGGAGAGAGCGCAGCACTTAATCGAGCACTCGATCATCTCTCGAGTCTCGCCGTCATCGATCGCCCTATTTTGGTTATCGGTGAACGAGGCACGGGCAAAGAGATTGCAGCAAACCGTTTACATTTTCTGTCTGAGCGTTGGCAGGCGCCCTTCATAAAACTTAATTGCGCGTCGCTCCCCGAAACACTCCTGGACAGTGAGTTATTCGGCTATGAACCCGGAGCCTTTACCGGCGCTCGCAAAAGCCACGCCGGGCGGTTTGAGCGCGCCGATCAAGGCACGCTCTTTCTCGATGAGCTGGGAACCATGCCCCTAGCGCTGCAAGAGAAATTGCTACGTGTTATCGAATACGGTGAGCTTGAACGAATTGGCGGCTCTGAGACCATCACCGTAAACGTGCGAATCATTGGTGCAACCAATGCCAATCTCAAGCAAATGGCTGAAGAGGGTTTGTTCCGGTGGGACCTTTTAGACCGCTTAAACTTTGATGTCGTTCACATGCCCCCGCTGCGCGCACGCGAGAAGGACATTGACCTTCTTGCAGAGCACTTCGCCATTCGCTTTGCTGCCGAATCTGGGTGGCATCACTTCCCTGGCTTCTCAAATCAAGTGCGAGAGTCACTGCATGACTATGAATGGCCAGGAAATATTCGCGAACTCAAGAATGTTGTTGAGCGTTCCCTCCATCGGCAAGGCGAGGATGGCGCACCGCTTCAATCGCTGATCATCGATCCGTTTGACGCTAACCATACGAAACCTGCGCCTTATGACTCGCCTGCAATAACTCACGATCAAGCACAGAAGCAGACTCACTTAGCCGAGGAGCACGCTAAGCAGTCGTCAATCCCTAGTGATATGCGCAAAGCCCTTGATGAACAAGAGGCCAAGTGGCTGCAGGAGGCGCTCGCTGGTAATGGGCAAAACCAGAAAAAGGCAGCGGCACAACTTGGTCTTAGCTACGACCAGATTCGTGGGCTGATGAAAAAGCATGGTCTTCGGACGCGGAGTAGTCGATCGTGA
- a CDS encoding glycosyltransferase (PFAM: Glycosyl transferases group 1) — protein MKVLHIEAGRFLYGGAQQVAWLTHGLAQRGVQNVLVCPEDGDIQNAVAENTVIHAIPMRGDLDLGLVSRLTKIIRAESPDLVHIHSRRGADVFGGIAARLTGVPCVLSRRVDNRESRWFAPVKYRLYQRVVVISEAIGRVLVSCGVNPQAITAVRSAVDAASYDLSADRAWFQQTFSLPTDEVTIGVVAQLIPRKGHRYLLQVLPELLTKYPQLHVLIFGQGPLQSELAETVARPEYCGRVQMTGFRDDLRRVMPNLYAVVHPAEKEGLGVALLQASACGVPVIAAEAGGIPEIVLHDQNGLTFEVGDVGKLNQCIDLLLSDPVMRERLGGEGRELANTAFSIDAMVEGNLKVYQSLINS, from the coding sequence GTGAAAGTTCTTCACATTGAAGCTGGCCGCTTTCTTTACGGCGGCGCTCAACAAGTGGCTTGGCTGACGCATGGGCTGGCTCAGCGTGGTGTGCAGAACGTGCTGGTCTGTCCTGAGGATGGCGACATTCAGAATGCTGTCGCGGAGAATACCGTCATTCACGCGATACCCATGCGTGGTGACTTGGATCTTGGGCTAGTTTCACGTCTGACTAAAATCATCCGCGCTGAATCTCCTGATCTTGTGCACATACACAGCCGGCGGGGCGCTGATGTTTTCGGTGGGATTGCCGCGAGGCTGACAGGTGTTCCCTGTGTGCTGTCTCGTCGTGTCGATAATCGCGAGTCTCGCTGGTTTGCACCGGTAAAATATCGGCTTTATCAGCGAGTCGTTGTTATCTCAGAGGCCATTGGCCGTGTATTGGTAAGTTGTGGTGTGAATCCACAGGCGATTACCGCAGTGCGGAGCGCCGTAGACGCTGCGAGCTATGATCTGTCCGCAGACCGCGCTTGGTTTCAGCAAACGTTCTCCCTGCCGACAGATGAAGTCACCATCGGGGTTGTCGCACAGTTGATACCGCGTAAGGGACACCGATACTTGCTCCAAGTCCTACCGGAATTGCTCACTAAATATCCCCAGTTACATGTGCTCATTTTTGGGCAGGGGCCCCTGCAATCAGAGTTGGCGGAGACCGTGGCGCGTCCTGAGTATTGCGGGCGGGTACAGATGACGGGTTTCCGCGATGATTTGCGTCGCGTGATGCCGAATCTCTACGCAGTGGTGCATCCGGCGGAAAAAGAAGGGCTAGGCGTGGCGCTTCTGCAGGCCTCAGCCTGTGGTGTGCCTGTGATTGCGGCTGAAGCCGGCGGTATTCCTGAAATCGTTTTGCACGATCAAAACGGGCTTACATTCGAAGTGGGGGACGTCGGAAAGCTTAACCAGTGCATTGATTTGCTTCTATCAGATCCTGTGATGCGCGAGCGCTTGGGTGGGGAAGGTAGAGAGCTGGCAAATACGGCGTTCTCGATCGACGCCATGGTGGAAGGCAATCTCAAGGTCTACCAATCGCTCATTAATTCGTAA
- a CDS encoding adenosylmethionine-8-amino-7-oxononanoate aminotransferase (PFAM: Aminotransferase class-III), whose protein sequence is MTSMLYPTTNPSASEQMVVARGEGPYIFDRNGKRYLEGMAGLWCTSLGYGNEEIIETATQQMRELSFSHMFGGKTHDSAMKLADKLASMVPMRDARVFLGNSGSDANDTLVKLIRYHATATGRPERTKIIARDKGYHGVTVASASLTGIPTNHNHFQLPFDALGVIRTGSPHYYRGAEAGESESDFVARRATELEAQILEAGPDTIAAMIAEPVSGAGGVLIPPKGYYEAIQAVLDKYGIALWDDEVICGFGRLGQDFGANAMGMRPEMMVFAKALSSAYVPVSAAVVSGDFVEAVESAASDMGVFGHGYTYSGHPLGCAVAHKVLEIYERDHVFEHASSVGDYLQEKLQSFVDHPLVGEVSGKGMIGALELVANKDTKQAFEGMAVGAYCAKAAEAAGLIVRPLGGNRVALCPPLILQREHVDELIDKLTIAVNATLDFAKQEQLLA, encoded by the coding sequence ATGACATCAATGTTATATCCAACTACTAACCCATCCGCGTCTGAGCAAATGGTCGTCGCGCGAGGTGAGGGACCTTACATCTTCGATCGCAACGGTAAGCGTTACCTCGAGGGTATGGCCGGGCTTTGGTGCACATCTTTGGGGTATGGCAACGAAGAAATCATTGAGACCGCAACGCAGCAGATGCGCGAACTGAGCTTTAGTCACATGTTTGGTGGCAAAACGCACGACAGTGCGATGAAGCTAGCTGATAAATTGGCGAGTATGGTGCCAATGAGGGACGCCCGCGTCTTTCTGGGCAACAGCGGTTCGGATGCGAATGACACGCTGGTAAAGCTGATTCGTTATCACGCCACAGCAACAGGGCGACCCGAGCGCACAAAGATAATTGCCCGAGACAAGGGTTACCATGGCGTAACGGTTGCCTCTGCTTCTCTTACCGGAATCCCCACCAATCACAATCACTTCCAGTTGCCGTTCGATGCGCTTGGGGTCATTCGAACAGGGTCGCCTCATTATTATCGTGGCGCAGAAGCCGGCGAGAGCGAGTCTGACTTTGTGGCACGTCGCGCGACTGAGCTCGAGGCGCAAATTCTTGAAGCGGGCCCCGACACGATTGCAGCCATGATTGCTGAGCCTGTGTCAGGCGCCGGCGGTGTGCTTATCCCACCAAAAGGGTATTACGAGGCGATTCAAGCTGTCTTGGATAAGTACGGCATTGCACTTTGGGATGATGAAGTCATCTGTGGTTTTGGACGCTTGGGTCAAGACTTCGGCGCAAACGCCATGGGAATGCGGCCTGAAATGATGGTCTTTGCGAAAGCACTGAGCTCAGCATATGTGCCTGTCAGCGCTGCGGTTGTCAGTGGAGACTTTGTTGAAGCGGTTGAGAGCGCTGCATCGGATATGGGCGTCTTTGGGCACGGATACACTTACAGCGGCCACCCGCTCGGATGCGCAGTTGCGCACAAAGTGCTCGAAATATATGAGCGAGACCATGTCTTTGAGCATGCATCGAGCGTGGGTGATTATCTGCAGGAGAAGTTGCAATCCTTTGTCGATCATCCGCTCGTTGGCGAGGTCTCTGGCAAGGGGATGATCGGTGCGCTTGAGCTAGTAGCCAATAAGGACACCAAGCAGGCTTTCGAAGGCATGGCTGTTGGCGCTTATTGTGCAAAAGCAGCTGAGGCTGCCGGACTTATTGTTCGACCATTGGGTGGGAACCGCGTTGCGCTGTGCCCACCGCTGATTCTCCAGCGTGAGCACGTTGATGAGCTAATCGATAAGCTGACCATCGCGGTGAACGCGACACTCGATTTTGCGAAGCAAGAGCAGTTGTTGGCCTAA